GCCAATGCCGTTGAAGGCGCCGAGCATGGCGAAGAAGAAGAGGAAGTGTTGGGTGAGCATGGGGTGCTGCGTCGAAAAAGCGGATTCTCGCTGAGTTGTGGGTGGGCGGGGAGAGGCGGGGATGGAGGAGCGATGTCTGCTTCGGCTAGATGCGCGCTCCGGGGGCGCTGCGCTCTGCGCGCCGAACATTTGCGCCGGCGTTCCCCGGATGATCGCATGCACATTGCGAACGCGGGTTCGTGTCTCGTCTTGATTTCCGGACAGATTCCCAGTCTATTGCTTGCTGATTGCCGGTCGAATGCGCCAGGCGCAAGGGCCTCTGCTACCACTTCCTTATCGCGACCTCATGAGCGACATCCAACTATTCCACCTCTCTGCCGGCCGCGCCACTGAACTGCCTTCCTCATCCGCCGCTCTCGAGCGACAGTTGCAGGCGTTGATCGAAGGCCAGATGGACGCCTTTCTCGGTGTGCGTTTCCTCGCATCGGAGTACACCACCGGCAAGACCCACCGCGGTCGTATCGACACCTTGGGCCTGGATGAGAACGGGTGCCCGGTCATCGTTGAGTACAAGCGGCACAGCAACGAAAACGTCATCAACCAAGGGCTTTTCTACCTCGACTGGCTGCTGGATCACAAAGCGGAGTTCCTATGGCTGGTGATGGAGAAACTCGGCAAGGACGTGGCCGACAGCGTGGAATGGGCGGGCACCCGACTGCTCTGCATCGCGGCCGACTTCACCCGCTATGACCAGCACGCAGTGCAGCAGATACCGCGCAACATCGAGTTGATCCGCTACAAGCAGTTCGGCGACGACCTGCTGCTGTTGGAGCTGGTAAACGCGCAGAGTGTGCAGGAGGTCGGCGGTCCGGCCTGGTCGCCGGCGTCAGTCGACGGGGTACACCCGGTGGCGCATGGCACCCCCAAAGCCATCGGCAAGGACAAAAGTCTGCAGGAGCAACTGGAAAGCGCAACGGAAAGCACCCGCCAGCTTTATGCCGACCTTCGCTCGTTCGCCCTGGCTTTGGGCGACGATGTCACCGAGAAGCCGCTGAAGCTCTATACCGCCTTTCGCAAGCTCCGCAACTTCACCACGGTTGTCGTTCAGGCCAACCGGTTACTGGTTTACGTGAAGCTCGATCCGGCCACCATCACGATGGAAAAAGACTTCAGTCGCGACGTCAGCGCCATCGGTCATTGGGGAACGGGAGATGTGGAGCTGTGGATTCACGCGCCGCCAGACCTCGAACGCGCGAAGCCGCTTATCGAGCGGGCGTATCGGGAAGGATGAGTTCGCACGGCATGTGAACGCGCGCCGGTCACCGCATCGCGCAATTCACGCAGGCCCATTGTTCCGCGGACGTCAGCGTCCCTTGCTCTGTGGGTACCACAACTCAACTCGCCCGGAGGCTCCCGGATCTATCGCCGCTTCGCTCGCGCCGGGGCGGTACACTTTTGCAATATACGGTGGGTGATGCTGTCCGACAAAGCGCAGAATGCGGGGGAGGGTGGCGACAAAGGCTTGCGCAAGTTCGGCGTAACGTGCGTGTCCGATCACCACCAGCAGGGCGACGTCATGTTCCACCACGGCAGCCAGTTCATTGGGCTTGTAGCGAATGTTTCGATCATGAGTGATGGCTATCCATCCTCGCGATCCGATCTCGCGTAGCCAGGCAGGGTCTGGGCAGTCGGGCGCGAAGTGTTCGGCATGGCGCTCCACCACGAGGCCTGCCGACTTTAGAATTTCCGGAAACTGCTTGCCGAGGTCGCGGTCGGTGAAAAATACCGGAGCCGCGTCCGGGGCATCAGGCCGCACGCTCATAGAGGGCCGCTACTTCGATATCCTCGATGCTCAGATCGTAGTCCGCCGCGATCTCGGCTTCGCTCTCGCCTGCATCCAAACGGTCGACAATTGCGGCGGTCGTGATGCCGCCGCGCGCCAATACAGGCCTGCCGAAAGCCACATCCGCTGCAATTGCTACCGATCGATCGGTTCCGCTCGATGTGAACGGATAGAGGCGAACCGGAAACTGCCACTCGTCCCATTCCACACGCGCAAGGTGCTCATTGAACATACGGCGCATGGCAAGCTGCCCCGAGGCGGAAAGGTCGATCAGCTCACCGTAACGTTCGAGCAGTAACCTGCCCGCGTCCGTACGCAACTCCTTGCTCAGCAGCAGTCGATCAATGCGCTGGGCACTCTGGGCGTAACCGATTGCCGTACGAAGCGCATCCATCGAGACACCGTGGTCAGTGCGCAGAGAGCGCAACACATGGGTTTCGATCAGATTCCAGAACGACAACACGGGGGAGAGGCCTTCGCGGGTCGAATCAGGGGATCCGAACGGACTGTGACGGATGCCTTCTGATAAGGGCGTCCAGCCACCCATGAGCGCAGTGTTGCCGGCGCAACCTTCAGGTAACGGGCGGCCTCGGCAACGGTGTACGCCGGCTGATCCCGGACGTCAATTCTGGTCATGCTGAAAGCAGGCTCCGACAGCGCGGTTTTCAGAGTGCATTGTACTCGGTCCGGCGAGCGCTGAGCGCGCCCTGGCAAGCAGGCCTAACGAATCGCCATTCATCGGGGTGGCGTCCTATTCGCAATTCGCGAATCTCGAATGCGATGCGCCGTCTCTGGCCTTGTTCACGTCGCTTTGCAGGGGGAACAACACCCCAGCCTGGACGAACTCACAACGGCGGTAGCGATGGCGCCATGCCAGGACCGCCTAATGGAGCCACTGCGGATTCGGCAGAGGACGCCGGCGGAGACTCTCACGCGATTCTCGAATCTACGGCCTGTCACGGGAATCCTGGAGGAGCATCCGGCTCCAGCCTGGATCGCGCGATCGAAACCCGCCATGCGCCCCATACCGCCCCGCCCGGATTTTCCGTCACCATACGGATTGACGCCGTCGCGTCGCGTTCGCAGAATCACGTCGCTGCCGCCAAATCGGCAGCCCGGGATTGGCCTCCTGGTATTAGTCTAGGCGCACGAAAGCGCCCATCCGACGATGACGGCGCTTTTTTCACGCCCAGTCGTCGGCTGGGCGCCCTATTGCCCCCAGTTTTATGGCGGGCGGCGCATGGCAGCAGCAATGCTGGCCGGTTCTAGACTACCGGTAGGCCAACCAGGCGTCGTCCGTCACCGTTTCGGGTCCGGTGACGGGTTTTTCCCCACTCGTCGAGGACACGCAATGTCTCTCCGCATGGAACGCCCGTTCGCCACCGGCGAACGTTTGCCGTCGAGTCGTACCCGCTGCCTGCATCCGGCCACGAGCCGGTGCAGGCGGTTGCCCAGTCTCTTCACTTTGCCGCTGCCGCGCACGCCGAACTGGCGCTACACCTTGCGGTGCGTGATGCTCGTGTTCCGGCGGAGGGCATTCGCATGACGCCCTGTCGCAACGACACTCCCGCACACGAAGCGCCCGAATACAGCATCCACGATGTGCTGGTGTCGCCGCATGCCGTTGACCCAGCCGACTTCCCACGCCTGCTCGGCGGCGCCCGGCACGTCTGCGACCGCGGGCTGGCCGGCTTGCGGACGCTGGCGAAGATGCTCCGCGCGATCACCAGTGGCGATGAGGCGCCCGATGCCGACCTCGTCCACGATGCCGGCATGCTGGTGGCGGATCTCGCCGACTACATCGACGCGATGATCATCCTGCAAAGCCATGCGGAACATGCGTGGGAGAAACAGGGATGTAGCAGGACGAACAGGCTGGAAGCATAGGCTTTCGAACTTCGTCGTACGATGGGCGGCTGGGAGATCGGCAAGACCCGGCCGTGCGGTCACCTGCGGCGACCGCACGCTACATCAACCGTAGCGTGTGGTCGCGAATGCGACCGCACGATGGAGCGGTTCCACAATCCGCACCACCCAATCGCGCGATCCAGCCCCCTTGATCTTGCGAACGCCACAGGAAACACCGTCGACCGCACCGGAGCGGTCGCTCACCCGAACCTGCGTTGTGGACTTTTCCGGAGAGCCCCCCAGCGTCGTTGACGGTGAGACGGTGTTTCCGGTGACGCTTGCCATGAAAACCACCGACAACCCACACCCTGCCGACCGCGCCACCCGCGGAACGCGGTCGGGCATGGCTGTGCTGACGAGCACGGGTGCAGAGGGTGTGGGTTGTCGGTCTTACTAACCGAGGTTGCCAGCTACCGGCAGTAGGAGTAGTGCGTCAGCGCTTACGAGATGCGAAGCACTTCGCACGGGTCATAGCATGCGTGTGGAGGGGTGAACGTGCGTCGAGATGGTGGAGCAGAGACGACCGGCATCAAACCTTGGCTTTAGGAAAGAATCGGAACGATTAGACGACCTTCCAACAAACTAGGGCCCTTGGCATATCCTGATTTTTGCGCAACCTACGCGTCGCCTGTAACACGACAGGCTGCTTGCGCCGGTAAATCATCTGGTGGGGGGCGGGGCTGCTGTGTCAGCAGCCAGGCTCAAGTGTGTTCCTTGTTCAAACCGCTGATACTCGCGGTATTCACCTACTGCCATATTGAATGTGGTTGCAATTTGTACGAAATCGTCTAGTTCTGGGCTAACGATGTTGGTTTCGCGCAAGAGGTTTGTAACTGCGCGCTTTAACTCGTTTGCCTCATCCCAGCTACTCTGCGGTATGTCGTTCTCTATGCCTTCAAGTAAAAGGACTACATCTACATCGTAGTGTTCCTCAGCACCGATATCCCCTTCCGGCACAATTGAGATCAACATTTCCACAACAGAGGGGGCGGCGCTCATTGCGGTCTGTAGGCGCTTCTCGGCTGGCTTTAGGCGTTTGTTGAACTCACCCGGAAACGCACTTCGAAGGTAACGGCCAATAATCCAACGAACGACAAGCTCAAGGTCCTGGTCGAAGAACGAAAGTGGCATGGGTGCTACTTTCGCTAGAGCGGCGCGATCCACAAAATGACGGTCCACAATGCGTATTGAGAGGTGCACGACCTGGTCGCCGTCATTGGCATCGACATGTAGCTGCCTTGGGTGGCGACA
This genomic stretch from Tahibacter amnicola harbors:
- a CDS encoding DUF5655 domain-containing protein, which codes for MSDIQLFHLSAGRATELPSSSAALERQLQALIEGQMDAFLGVRFLASEYTTGKTHRGRIDTLGLDENGCPVIVEYKRHSNENVINQGLFYLDWLLDHKAEFLWLVMEKLGKDVADSVEWAGTRLLCIAADFTRYDQHAVQQIPRNIELIRYKQFGDDLLLLELVNAQSVQEVGGPAWSPASVDGVHPVAHGTPKAIGKDKSLQEQLESATESTRQLYADLRSFALALGDDVTEKPLKLYTAFRKLRNFTTVVVQANRLLVYVKLDPATITMEKDFSRDVSAIGHWGTGDVELWIHAPPDLERAKPLIERAYREG
- a CDS encoding DUF433 domain-containing protein, producing the protein MDALRTAIGYAQSAQRIDRLLLSKELRTDAGRLLLERYGELIDLSASGQLAMRRMFNEHLARVEWDEWQFPVRLYPFTSSGTDRSVAIAADVAFGRPVLARGGITTAAIVDRLDAGESEAEIAADYDLSIEDIEVAALYERAA